A genomic segment from Nicotiana sylvestris chromosome 1, ASM39365v2, whole genome shotgun sequence encodes:
- the LOC138875532 gene encoding uncharacterized protein codes for MAFASNLNEKSSEATRRLKGSLREFPATTWNDVYNRYSTKLRIEEDTITQSQKEERVSSRRAETEKKGPIKTGTSPTWDQQEEIRVQSRITQGMIIDQEIESQVHHQGSEKSEMHERREMMIEARRRKLAVTILILLQGEVEHLLKQGYLTELFSKKGKQPYMKNKKEPPKPPSSKRTVNVISGGEEINGVTYMAAKKVLKITVTYGSSVNIILLRVVNKMQAEDKLIPKAHTLSGFDNSSVITKGEIILTTFAEGVVKDTKFQVVEMDMAYNMILGIPWIHEMDVVLSTMHQVIKFPSQ; via the exons atGGCGTTTGCCAGTAATCTAAATGAGAAAAGTtcagaagccacgagacgactcaagggAAGTCTACGTGAATttccagcaacaacttggaatgatgtttacaacagataCAGCACGAAGCtgcggatagaagaagataccatCACTCAGTCTCAAAAAGAGGAGAGGGTAAGTTCAAGACGTGCTGAAACCGAAAAAAAAGGTCCGataaaaacaggtacgagcccTACATGGGACCAACAAGAAGAGATTCGCGTTCAAAGTAGGATAACTCAAGGTATGATCATAGATCAAGAGATAGAGAGTCAGGTTCATCATCAAGGTTCGGAAAAGAGCGAAATGCACGAGAGACGCGAGATGATGATAGAGGCTCGAAGGCGAAAATTGGCGGTTACAATTTTAAT ATTGTTGCAAGGTGAAGTTGAACATTTGCTAAAGCAAGGGTATCTAACCGAATTGTTCAGTAAAAAGGGTAAGCAACCGTATATGAAGAACAAGAAGGAGCCCCCTAAACCCCCTTCATCAAAGAGGACAGTTAATGTCATAAGCGGAGGAGAAGAAATTAATGGCGTAACATATATGGCAGCTAAGAAGGTTTTGAAAATTACAGTCACATATG gtagctccgtGAATATCATTCTGCTAAGAGTGGTAAAcaaaatgcaagctgaagataagtTGATACCCAAGGCACACACCTTATCTGGTTTTGACAACTCGAGCGTCATAACAAAAGGGGAGATAATactcaccacattcgcagaaggagttgtcaaagacACGAAATTTCAGGTGGTAGAAATGGacatggcttacaatatgattctcggtataccatggattcacgaaatggatgttgttctatCTACcatgcatcaagttattaaattcccttCACAATAG
- the LOC104233930 gene encoding receptor-like protein 56 isoform X1 produces the protein MAGGLCPMLQLLGTCWILLCLNFLGCNGKLVEEEKRALLELRDSLNYPNGSALINEWVGEDYCAWAGIFCGSDPNNDSRVLDIFLTNKRQLGLGIWNPDANLLTRFTHLQSLYVSGNAIGNWIMPEALCKLHNLKELDLSFNPLNGDALPHFQVCSLTSLEQLYLSGVYPSSSLPLLRVCGLKNIRRLDLSNNNLMDDSMPHCLFNDLPYLESLDLSRNNLKNSNHILSALCRLRNLKRLDLSYNFLDDGSVPSCLFEKHSLLESLDISHNNIGGSPGFVSGICKLRNLQVLNLQDNLIQGGLDPCFGGMSSLVSLDLSFNYFEGSVSSSICSNLTSLETLLLSDNRFDGLLLFSTFANLSNLESIDLSFNEFIVDTETPSWVPSFQLVSLNLRNTRLNQKYGHVIPTFLSKQHKLKSLSLSYNALQGNVPSWLLYNNTLLMLSLRGNHLYGGIPASFQFQASNLLMLDVSDNCLGRTLPTNLLELFPDLRYLNLSNNALEGILPSSFDHLSKLEVLDLSDNFLWGKLPPTLRQNNTSLAHLVISNNNFHGEVMPQFSNMSNLAYLHLQNDGFIGVLPDAMFNLPVLKVMDISGNYLSGNIPDYFPRFPHLAILLLARNRFHGTIPLSLCQMQKLHILDMSANLLSGVLPSCLVNIAAWIKESEVILHSFMWLSPSYTNYRVKVPLTTKGNTLSYEGIPLSQMTTLDLSMNRFTGEIPSQLGELAALHSLNLSHNILSSHIPESFRNLMKLESLDLSYNQLVGKIPPRLAQLDSLSTLNLAFNHLSGRIPFGNKFVTFAASSYRGNKKLCGLPLENDCVLPRPPQQHEEEEEEDKEGIGESDFFFFSCIAVAYVVGFWSVIAPLLLSRNWRRTYYAKVDTCIELCKEKLHLF, from the exons ATGGCTGGGGGGTTGTGTCCTATGCTTCAGCTTCTAGGGACATGCTGGATACTGCTGTGCTTGAATTTCTTGGGTTGCAATGGAAAATTAGTGGAAGAGGAAAAAAGGGCACTTTTAGAGCTGAGGGATTCCCTTAACTATCCCAATGGCTCTGCTTTAATTAATGAATGGGTTGGAGAAGACTATTGTGCATGGGCTGGTATTTTTTGTGGCAGTGATCCGAACAATGATTCGCGTGTTCTTGATATTTTTCTTACCAATAAAAGACAACTTGGACTTGGAATATGGAATCCTGATGCAAACTTGTTGACTCGTTTCACGCATCTTCAGTCTCTGTATGTATCTGGCAATGCTATTGGCAACTGGATCATGCCAGAAG CATTATGCAAATTGCACAACCTGAAGGAATTGGATCTAAGTTTCAACCCTTTAAATGGTGATGCTCTGCCTCATTTTCAAGTATGTAGCCTCACATCTCTAGAACAGCTGTACCTTTCAGGGGTTTATCCTAGTTCCTCTTTACCACTTCTCAGAG TGTGTGGACTAAAGAATATCCGGAGATTGGATCTAAGCAACAATAATCTTATGGATGATAGTATGCCACATTGCCTATTCAATGATCTTCCATACCTTGAAAGCCTTGACTTGTCCAGGAATAACCTCAAGAATTCCAATCACATTCTATCAG CTTTATGTAGACTGCGGAATCTCAAAAGGTTGGATTTGAGTTATAATTTTCTGGATGATGGAAGCGTACCATCCTGCCTATTTGAAAAGCACTCGCTGCTCGAAAGTTTAGATATTTCACATAATAATATCGGGGGTTCACCTGGTTTCGTTTCGG GAATCTGTAAACTTAGGAACCTGCAGGTGTTAAATCTCCAGGATAACCTTATCCAAGGTGGACTTGATCCATGCTTTGGTGGAATGAGTTCCTTGGTTTCTTTAgatctttcttttaattattttgagGGGAGTGTTTCTTCTTCCATATGCAGCAACCTGACTTCACTCGAGACCCTCCTTCTTTCAGACAATCGGTTTGATGGACTTCTCCTGTTTTCAACTTTTGCTAACCTCTCCAACCTTGAATCCATTGATCTTTCATTTAACGAGTTCATAGTTGACACTGAAACTCCATCTTGGGTCCCATCTTTTCAACTCGTATCCCTTAACCTACGAAATACTAGACTAAACCAGAAATATGGCCACGTAATTCCAACTTTCCTTTCCAAACAACACAAGTTGAAGTCCCTGTCTTTGTCCTATAATGCCCTTCAAGGAAACGTTCCGTCCTGGTTGTTGTATAACAATACACTTCTTATGTTGTCTTTGAGAGGCAACCATCTGTATGGTGGAATTCCTGCATCTTTTCAGTTTCAAGCATCAAATCTTCTGATGCTTGATGTATCAGATAATTGCTTGGGCCGTACACTTCCCACTAACCTGCTCGAGTTATTTCCAGACTTACGCTATCTTAACCTGTCAAATAACGCCCTCGAAGGCATCCTTCCTTCATCTTTTGACCATCTGTCAAAGTTAGAGGTCCTGGACCTTTCTGACAACTTCCTGTGGGGAAAACTTCCTCCAACTTTAAGGCAGAATAACACTTCATTGGCACATTTAGTTATTTCAAACAACAACTTTCATGGGGAGGTTATGCCCCAATTTTCGAATATGTCAAATCTTGCATATTTACATCTTCAAAATGATGGATTTATTGGAGTCCTCCCTGATGCTATGTTTAACCTTCCTGTTCTGAAGGTCATGGACATTAGTGGGAATTATTTGTCAGGAAATATTCCAGATTATTTTCCTCGGTTTCCACATCTGGCCATACTTCTCTTGGCAAGAAACCGATTTCATGGGACAATTCCATTGTCTTTGTGCCAGATGCAAAAGCTTCATATTTTGGACATGTCTGCAAATTTACTCTCTGGGGTTTTACCTTCTTGCCTTGTTAACATAGCTGCGTGGATAAAGGAATCTGAAGTTATACTCCATTCCTTTATGTGGTTATCACCCTCATATACTAACTACAGAGTCAAAGTTCCTTTAACAACCAAGGGCAATACACTCTCTTACGAAGGCATCCCTCTCTCTCAAATGACTACACTTGATCTATCTATGAACCGTTTTACCGGTGAAATTCCATCACAACTGGGAGAACTTGCAGCCCTTCATTCATTGAACCTTTCTCACAACATCCTATCTAGCCATATTCCAGAATCTTTCAGGAACTTAATGAAACTGGAGAGTTTAGATCTTTCTTATAACCAGCTAGTGGGAAAAATCCCTCCTCGGTTGGCTCAACTTGATTCCCTTTCAACTCTAAATTTGGCTTTCAATCATTTATCAGGAAGAATCCCGTTTGGAAACAAATTTGTCACTTTTGCAGCATCTAGTTATAGAGGTAACAAGAAACTCTGTGGACTTCCATTGGAAAATGATTGTGTGCTCCCGAGGCCGCCTCAGCagcatgaagaagaagaagaagaggacaAGGAAGGAATTGGTGAGAgtgacttctttttcttctcatgCATTGCTGTTGCTTATGTTGTGGGATTTTGGAGTGTCATTGCTCCTCTTCTTCTTAGTAGGAATTGGCGCAGGACATATTATGCTAAGGTTGATACTTGTATTGAATTGTGCAAGGAGAAGCTTCATCTTTTCTAA
- the LOC104233930 gene encoding receptor-like protein 56 isoform X2 encodes MAGGLCPMLQLLGTCWILLCLNFLGCNGKLVEEEKRALLELRDSLNYPNGSALINEWVGEDYCAWAGIFCGSDPNNDSRVLDIFLTNKRQLGLGIWNPDANLLTRFTHLQSLYVSGNAIGNWIMPEALCKLHNLKELDLSFNPLNGDALPHFQVCSLTSLEQLYLSGVYPSSSLPLLRVCGLKNIRRLDLSNNNLMDDSMPHCLFNDLPYLESLDLSRNNLKNSNHILSGICKLRNLQVLNLQDNLIQGGLDPCFGGMSSLVSLDLSFNYFEGSVSSSICSNLTSLETLLLSDNRFDGLLLFSTFANLSNLESIDLSFNEFIVDTETPSWVPSFQLVSLNLRNTRLNQKYGHVIPTFLSKQHKLKSLSLSYNALQGNVPSWLLYNNTLLMLSLRGNHLYGGIPASFQFQASNLLMLDVSDNCLGRTLPTNLLELFPDLRYLNLSNNALEGILPSSFDHLSKLEVLDLSDNFLWGKLPPTLRQNNTSLAHLVISNNNFHGEVMPQFSNMSNLAYLHLQNDGFIGVLPDAMFNLPVLKVMDISGNYLSGNIPDYFPRFPHLAILLLARNRFHGTIPLSLCQMQKLHILDMSANLLSGVLPSCLVNIAAWIKESEVILHSFMWLSPSYTNYRVKVPLTTKGNTLSYEGIPLSQMTTLDLSMNRFTGEIPSQLGELAALHSLNLSHNILSSHIPESFRNLMKLESLDLSYNQLVGKIPPRLAQLDSLSTLNLAFNHLSGRIPFGNKFVTFAASSYRGNKKLCGLPLENDCVLPRPPQQHEEEEEEDKEGIGESDFFFFSCIAVAYVVGFWSVIAPLLLSRNWRRTYYAKVDTCIELCKEKLHLF; translated from the exons ATGGCTGGGGGGTTGTGTCCTATGCTTCAGCTTCTAGGGACATGCTGGATACTGCTGTGCTTGAATTTCTTGGGTTGCAATGGAAAATTAGTGGAAGAGGAAAAAAGGGCACTTTTAGAGCTGAGGGATTCCCTTAACTATCCCAATGGCTCTGCTTTAATTAATGAATGGGTTGGAGAAGACTATTGTGCATGGGCTGGTATTTTTTGTGGCAGTGATCCGAACAATGATTCGCGTGTTCTTGATATTTTTCTTACCAATAAAAGACAACTTGGACTTGGAATATGGAATCCTGATGCAAACTTGTTGACTCGTTTCACGCATCTTCAGTCTCTGTATGTATCTGGCAATGCTATTGGCAACTGGATCATGCCAGAAG CATTATGCAAATTGCACAACCTGAAGGAATTGGATCTAAGTTTCAACCCTTTAAATGGTGATGCTCTGCCTCATTTTCAAGTATGTAGCCTCACATCTCTAGAACAGCTGTACCTTTCAGGGGTTTATCCTAGTTCCTCTTTACCACTTCTCAGAG TGTGTGGACTAAAGAATATCCGGAGATTGGATCTAAGCAACAATAATCTTATGGATGATAGTATGCCACATTGCCTATTCAATGATCTTCCATACCTTGAAAGCCTTGACTTGTCCAGGAATAACCTCAAGAATTCCAATCACATTCTATCAG GAATCTGTAAACTTAGGAACCTGCAGGTGTTAAATCTCCAGGATAACCTTATCCAAGGTGGACTTGATCCATGCTTTGGTGGAATGAGTTCCTTGGTTTCTTTAgatctttcttttaattattttgagGGGAGTGTTTCTTCTTCCATATGCAGCAACCTGACTTCACTCGAGACCCTCCTTCTTTCAGACAATCGGTTTGATGGACTTCTCCTGTTTTCAACTTTTGCTAACCTCTCCAACCTTGAATCCATTGATCTTTCATTTAACGAGTTCATAGTTGACACTGAAACTCCATCTTGGGTCCCATCTTTTCAACTCGTATCCCTTAACCTACGAAATACTAGACTAAACCAGAAATATGGCCACGTAATTCCAACTTTCCTTTCCAAACAACACAAGTTGAAGTCCCTGTCTTTGTCCTATAATGCCCTTCAAGGAAACGTTCCGTCCTGGTTGTTGTATAACAATACACTTCTTATGTTGTCTTTGAGAGGCAACCATCTGTATGGTGGAATTCCTGCATCTTTTCAGTTTCAAGCATCAAATCTTCTGATGCTTGATGTATCAGATAATTGCTTGGGCCGTACACTTCCCACTAACCTGCTCGAGTTATTTCCAGACTTACGCTATCTTAACCTGTCAAATAACGCCCTCGAAGGCATCCTTCCTTCATCTTTTGACCATCTGTCAAAGTTAGAGGTCCTGGACCTTTCTGACAACTTCCTGTGGGGAAAACTTCCTCCAACTTTAAGGCAGAATAACACTTCATTGGCACATTTAGTTATTTCAAACAACAACTTTCATGGGGAGGTTATGCCCCAATTTTCGAATATGTCAAATCTTGCATATTTACATCTTCAAAATGATGGATTTATTGGAGTCCTCCCTGATGCTATGTTTAACCTTCCTGTTCTGAAGGTCATGGACATTAGTGGGAATTATTTGTCAGGAAATATTCCAGATTATTTTCCTCGGTTTCCACATCTGGCCATACTTCTCTTGGCAAGAAACCGATTTCATGGGACAATTCCATTGTCTTTGTGCCAGATGCAAAAGCTTCATATTTTGGACATGTCTGCAAATTTACTCTCTGGGGTTTTACCTTCTTGCCTTGTTAACATAGCTGCGTGGATAAAGGAATCTGAAGTTATACTCCATTCCTTTATGTGGTTATCACCCTCATATACTAACTACAGAGTCAAAGTTCCTTTAACAACCAAGGGCAATACACTCTCTTACGAAGGCATCCCTCTCTCTCAAATGACTACACTTGATCTATCTATGAACCGTTTTACCGGTGAAATTCCATCACAACTGGGAGAACTTGCAGCCCTTCATTCATTGAACCTTTCTCACAACATCCTATCTAGCCATATTCCAGAATCTTTCAGGAACTTAATGAAACTGGAGAGTTTAGATCTTTCTTATAACCAGCTAGTGGGAAAAATCCCTCCTCGGTTGGCTCAACTTGATTCCCTTTCAACTCTAAATTTGGCTTTCAATCATTTATCAGGAAGAATCCCGTTTGGAAACAAATTTGTCACTTTTGCAGCATCTAGTTATAGAGGTAACAAGAAACTCTGTGGACTTCCATTGGAAAATGATTGTGTGCTCCCGAGGCCGCCTCAGCagcatgaagaagaagaagaagaggacaAGGAAGGAATTGGTGAGAgtgacttctttttcttctcatgCATTGCTGTTGCTTATGTTGTGGGATTTTGGAGTGTCATTGCTCCTCTTCTTCTTAGTAGGAATTGGCGCAGGACATATTATGCTAAGGTTGATACTTGTATTGAATTGTGCAAGGAGAAGCTTCATCTTTTCTAA